The nucleotide sequence TGACAGCAGATATGTTCGGTTCAGATCTCATTGAAGAGGTAACTTCTGCACCGTCCACTCCTGTGACGAAAACAGAAGATGGTGGAAAGCTACCAAACACGGCGACTAGCAATGCTAACTGGATTCTTTTCGGACTTGTACTTGTTGGGGCAGGACTTTTCGTTAGTCGTAAGCGAGTAATGTCAGACAAATAAGGGTGATCCAACTTGCATAAGCGAACGTGGAAGGTCATTTCCATCCTGTTAGTGATTACAGGTATTATCGTAGTTGGCTGGAACTGGATGGCATATTTCTCGTTCCAGTCAGCGGAGAAGGACATTCCGAAAGTGGAAGCGAAAGCTCCAGAAAAGAAAAAGGAAACAAACGGAGTACAACCGTTATACGATAAGGCACCTAAGATTGGGGAAACGATTGGCACGCTCTTCATCCCGAAGATTGACGCGACTTTACCTATTGTTCACGGTACCGATGAAGATGAATTAGAAAAAGGTGTTGGGCATTATGCAAACAGCGTCTTGCCAGGAGAGCGTGATAATTCAGTCCTCTCGGGTCATCGAGATACCGTTTTTCGTAAACTTGGGGAGGTTGAAGAAGGGGACATTTTAGTCGTGACGACAAGCGCGGGGGAATTCACGTATAAGGTGACAGAAACCCGGATTGTGGATAAAGATGATCGAACGGTAATTGTTCCATCACGTAAACCAATTTTAACTGTCACTACCTGTTATCCCTTCAATTTTATTGGAGATGCACCGGATCGATTTATTGTACAGGGGAATTTAATTCAATCGGAAACTTAGAAGAAAAGGCTTGGATATCCAAGCCTTTTTTGAATTTTAAGATTCTTTTGCTGAAAATAAGCTTTATTTTTGATGTATAGCGGAACAGATGTCCTTGAAAAAGATATAATTGTACTTTCGCTTCAATAGTGGAATCAAAGTCCTTTTAACTAGTAGACATAATAATTAGACTTTGTTCGTTTTATGAACTTAATCCAATACATATTTGTCTCGCGCAGCACCTAATCCAAACCCAATCATGAGTATGGTGATCAATAAAATGGTAATAATAGGTGCTGTCCAGGAATGGGTGAGGTCAAACAGAAAACCGATAAAAATAGGTCCGCATGCCGCTAGCAAATACCCGATAGACTGAGCCATTCCTGAAAGTTCCGTCGCTTGTCTGGCATCAGCTGCTCTCAAACCTAAAAATGTAAGAGCAAGGCTTATACTAGCACCTAAAGTAATCGCAATAAAGGTGATACAGACCATTAACCAACCGAAGGAAGGTCGAGTAAGAAGACCACTATAGCCAATCAGTGCACAAATACCAATAATCCAAATAATTGCATGTTGTTGCTTCCATCGATTTGCTAAAATAGGGGCAAGGAACGTAAATGGTAAGCTTATAAACTGTAAAGCGGAAACTAACCATCCTGATGTACTCATGGAATAACCGAAATCCAAAAGTATTTCGGGTAGCCAGGATATCGTGACATAGAACAAAAAGGACTGAAGTCCCATAAATAATGTAACTTGCCATGCCAAAGCTGACTTCCATAATGCTACAATAGAAGTAGGTGGAATGCTCGGCTTTGCATATTGGTTTTGATCACGAAAGACGAAGAACCAAAGAATGAGTCCAACAACGGTCAAGATGCCCCAACTTAATAAGGCGCGTTGCCAGCCAAGATCTAGACCCAATGAAAGTGGTACACTTAACCCGGAGCCTAAGGCAGCAAATATGGCCATACAAGTTGTGTACATACTAGTCATCAGACTGACATTGTCGGGAAATTTCTCTTTAATGAGACCTGGCAAAAGTACATTACATATCGCAATTCCTAAACCGACGAAAGTGGTACCAACATAAAGTGTAAAAGAATGGGAAACCGATCGAGTACTTATTCCAATTAATAGAATAAGGAGGCCGATAAAGAGCGTTTTTTCAATTGTGAATCGGTGACCTAATCTAGGTGCAATTGGCGACATAAAAGCAAAAGCTAATAAAGGAAGGCTTGTAATTAGGCCAGCACTCCAATTTGATAAACCGATGTCATCTCGAATTAATCCGAGAACTGGACCTACTGATGTAATAGCAGGTCTTAAATTAAAGGCAATCAGTAAGACACCTGCAAGTAAAAGAAGAGAAGATGCTCGACTTTCTTGAGAATCTAGCATAAAAACCGTCCTCGCATTATATATTTTGAAAAACACATGATAAAGTATAGAGGAACATAAAAAAACCCGCAAATGTGGGATATATAATAACTAAAGCAATATAAAGGGTGAATGGGATGGGAAATAAAGCGAAAAAAGAATTTCTTTCATGGATTAAGTCCATGGCAATTGCCGTTATAATAGTCATTGTATGTAGACAGTTTTTGTTTACCCCCTCCGTGGTGAAAGGGGAATCGATGATGCCGAACCTTCATGACGGAGATCGAATTATTCTAAGTAAATTAGGAGATGTAGAGCGATTTGATGAAATTGCGTTTCACGCTCCGGACTCGAAGGATAATTATGTGAAACGGGTTATTGGTCTACCAGGAGATTCTTTAAAGGTTATAAATGATACATTATACATTAATGGTGACGAATATGAGGAGCCTTATCTTGAAAAGTATAAGGAACAGCTTCCGCCTGGACAGGCGCTAACCTATGATTTTACGCTAGAAGAAGTGACTGAGAAAGAGGTCGTTCCAGAAGGGTACTTGTTCGTTATGGGAGATAATCGTATGATTAGCAAAGATAGCCGGTACTTTGGGTTAATCTCCATGGATTCCGTAATTGGGGACGTGCAATTCCGTATTTGGCCATTAGATTCTATTGGAATTCCTAAGTGAAAATAACTTCCGAGCATATTAAATTTGAAGAAGGCTCAACGCTGGTTGAGTCTTTTTCTATTTTCTAAAGAAGGGTGAGTATCTATGCGACTTTGGCATGAAAGTTTAATCTCTCAGTTACCCAGACAGCAATTATTAGGGCAACATCGTGAATGCTGTGCATTACGTGGTAAAGGTTGGGGAAAGCCTCATTCTACTGTAAATTATGTATTTGTTCATTCTCCTCAAAAGCTATTTCATTACCATGAACTGGTGATGGAAGAAATGGAGAGAAGAGGTTATAACGTAAACCCACTATGGATGGATCCTTATTATCGTGGACAGGTTATGGAGCCGTACGAATCAGTAGATGAGATAGAGAGGTCGATTCCTGTTTATGAAGAACACGATGATGTCTATCTACAAGAATGTCTAGGTAATTTGGAAGAAAAGGGAATATATCTAAATAGAAGAAATGATTAATAAAGGTAGAAATGAGTCATAATAATCCCAGCTAATAAAAGAAGGGTTTATACACCCTTAAGAAAGGTGATTATTATGGATTATCATACTTACCATCCTGGAGATATTGTGTACGTTATTATTCGAAATCCGCATGCCCAAGGAGTCGCGAATGTTCAAGAAGCTGCGGTTGTAAACCATCCGGAAAAACCGGGTGAGTTGGCTTTATTCCTGTATGAAACGTATTATCCGTTAACAGACGAAGTTGCGGTTTTTACAAACGAAGCGGAAGCAAACCAAGAATTCGAGTCTATTTTTGGTACCCCTGAAATTGAGGACTATTATGGTTAAGCCATTTGTTCCACAATTAGTTTATTTTGAACCGAAGGCACTAGATTTTCCTT is from Radiobacillus kanasensis and encodes:
- a CDS encoding class D sortase, which translates into the protein MHKRTWKVISILLVITGIIVVGWNWMAYFSFQSAEKDIPKVEAKAPEKKKETNGVQPLYDKAPKIGETIGTLFIPKIDATLPIVHGTDEDELEKGVGHYANSVLPGERDNSVLSGHRDTVFRKLGEVEEGDILVVTTSAGEFTYKVTETRIVDKDDRTVIVPSRKPILTVTTCYPFNFIGDAPDRFIVQGNLIQSET
- a CDS encoding CynX/NimT family MFS transporter; amino-acid sequence: MLDSQESRASSLLLLAGVLLIAFNLRPAITSVGPVLGLIRDDIGLSNWSAGLITSLPLLAFAFMSPIAPRLGHRFTIEKTLFIGLLILLIGISTRSVSHSFTLYVGTTFVGLGIAICNVLLPGLIKEKFPDNVSLMTSMYTTCMAIFAALGSGLSVPLSLGLDLGWQRALLSWGILTVVGLILWFFVFRDQNQYAKPSIPPTSIVALWKSALAWQVTLFMGLQSFLFYVTISWLPEILLDFGYSMSTSGWLVSALQFISLPFTFLAPILANRWKQQHAIIWIIGICALIGYSGLLTRPSFGWLMVCITFIAITLGASISLALTFLGLRAADARQATELSGMAQSIGYLLAACGPIFIGFLFDLTHSWTAPIITILLITILMIGFGLGAARDKYVLD
- the lepB gene encoding signal peptidase I; its protein translation is MGNKAKKEFLSWIKSMAIAVIIVIVCRQFLFTPSVVKGESMMPNLHDGDRIILSKLGDVERFDEIAFHAPDSKDNYVKRVIGLPGDSLKVINDTLYINGDEYEEPYLEKYKEQLPPGQALTYDFTLEEVTEKEVVPEGYLFVMGDNRMISKDSRYFGLISMDSVIGDVQFRIWPLDSIGIPK
- a CDS encoding TIGR02328 family protein gives rise to the protein MRLWHESLISQLPRQQLLGQHRECCALRGKGWGKPHSTVNYVFVHSPQKLFHYHELVMEEMERRGYNVNPLWMDPYYRGQVMEPYESVDEIERSIPVYEEHDDVYLQECLGNLEEKGIYLNRRND
- a CDS encoding transcriptional regulator SplA domain-containing protein, whose product is MDYHTYHPGDIVYVIIRNPHAQGVANVQEAAVVNHPEKPGELALFLYETYYPLTDEVAVFTNEAEANQEFESIFGTPEIEDYYG